A genomic stretch from Deinococcus planocerae includes:
- a CDS encoding S49 family peptidase, translating to MSPLNIPFLSKAAEKLPKGVSRPTWVILDLTGPYPARQPANPIQALLSREETLEALGARVERLRDADWLHGVLVRFSEFTAPPATAHAVRGILSRLAGDKRVVAYLPQLTMTALIAASGAREVVAPESADVMVPGFAVEPTFLGAFLKKHGIEFENLRIREYKAALTRFSQEAMDDANREQLSAYLAGLETAWARDLAAARGVSEDAARAWLSGDLTSARAALEAGLITGVAYEDELVGPGTRPLAAVLDLLMPSGQGGAKAGRVAVVPVIGAIVTGKSRNNSLPLPLLGGPMAGSDTVVASLRRAKKDDKTKAIVLYVDSGGGSALASDLIWREVATSEKPVVAVMGEYAASGGYYVLTHAKRVVASPYTLTGSIGVVSGKPVLREFNARQGFRPEPVGRERALMYSAARPYSEDERALIERGIGEVYDRFVSRVAQGRHLSPERVNEIGRGRIWSGVDALNLGLVDELGDLHTGIERARELAGLPEDAPAWNVTPARTGPLPEFVREAARAVSLEVWPFGRERVLTWLDTEVKVR from the coding sequence ATGTCTCCCCTCAATATCCCCTTCCTGTCCAAGGCCGCCGAGAAGCTCCCCAAGGGGGTGAGCCGCCCGACCTGGGTGATCCTCGACCTGACCGGCCCCTACCCCGCCCGGCAGCCCGCCAACCCCATCCAGGCGCTGCTGAGCCGCGAGGAGACGCTGGAGGCCCTGGGGGCCCGCGTGGAGCGGTTGCGGGACGCCGACTGGCTCCACGGGGTCCTCGTCCGCTTCTCCGAATTCACGGCGCCCCCGGCGACGGCGCACGCGGTGCGGGGCATCCTCTCACGTCTGGCCGGGGACAAGCGGGTGGTCGCCTACCTCCCGCAGCTCACGATGACGGCGCTGATCGCGGCGAGCGGGGCGCGCGAGGTCGTGGCGCCCGAGTCGGCGGACGTGATGGTGCCGGGTTTCGCGGTCGAGCCGACCTTCCTGGGCGCCTTCCTGAAAAAGCACGGCATCGAGTTCGAGAACCTGCGCATCCGCGAGTACAAGGCGGCCCTGACCCGCTTTTCCCAGGAGGCGATGGACGACGCCAACCGCGAGCAGCTCTCGGCCTACCTCGCCGGGCTGGAGACCGCCTGGGCGCGCGACCTCGCCGCCGCGCGGGGGGTGAGCGAGGACGCGGCCCGCGCGTGGCTGAGCGGCGACCTGACGAGCGCCCGCGCCGCCCTGGAGGCGGGCCTGATCACGGGCGTCGCCTACGAGGACGAACTCGTCGGCCCCGGCACCCGGCCCCTGGCGGCGGTGCTCGACCTGCTGATGCCGTCGGGACAGGGGGGCGCGAAGGCGGGGCGGGTCGCCGTCGTCCCGGTGATCGGCGCCATCGTCACGGGCAAGAGCCGCAACAACTCGCTGCCGCTGCCGCTCCTCGGCGGCCCGATGGCGGGGTCGGACACGGTGGTCGCCTCTCTTCGGCGGGCCAAGAAGGACGACAAGACCAAGGCCATCGTCTTGTACGTGGACAGCGGGGGCGGCTCGGCGCTGGCGTCCGACCTGATCTGGCGGGAGGTCGCCACCTCCGAAAAGCCCGTCGTCGCCGTGATGGGCGAGTACGCGGCGAGCGGCGGCTACTACGTCCTCACCCACGCCAAACGGGTGGTTGCCAGCCCCTACACCCTGACGGGCAGCATCGGCGTGGTGAGCGGCAAGCCCGTGCTGCGCGAATTCAACGCGCGCCAGGGCTTCCGGCCCGAGCCCGTGGGGCGTGAGCGGGCCCTGATGTACAGCGCCGCCCGCCCCTACAGCGAGGACGAGCGGGCGCTGATCGAGCGCGGGATTGGGGAGGTCTACGACCGCTTCGTGAGCCGGGTGGCCCAGGGCCGCCACCTCTCCCCCGAGCGCGTGAACGAGATCGGGCGGGGCCGCATCTGGAGCGGCGTGGACGCCCTGAACCTCGGCCTGGTGGATGAGCTGGGCGACCTCCACACCGGGATCGAGCGGGCGCGCGAACTCGCCGGTCTCCCAGAGGACGCTCCCGCCTGGAACGTCACGCCCGCCCGGACGGGTCCCCTCCCCGAGTTCGTCCGCGAGGCCGCCCGCGCCGTCAGCCTGGAGGTCTGGCCCTTCGGGCGCGAGCGGGTGCTGACGTGGCTCGACACCGAGGTGAAGGTGCGGTAA